The Streptomyces sp. NBC_01463 DNA window GGGGAACATGCTGCTGGTCCCGGAGGAGACCCACGCCTTCATGCCTTCGGGGTCGGTGGTGATCCACTTGATGAACTCGGCGGCGGCTCCGCTGTTCTTGGCGCCCTTCGGTATGACGAAGGAGGAGCCGCCGTACATGGCCGAGGCCGGCTTGCCGTCCCAGGTGGGCACCGGGGCCACCGACCACTTGCCCTTCTGGTCGGCGACCGTCGCCTGCTGCGCTCCCGCACACCAGCTCGCGCAGACGTAGGCGACGGTGCGGTTCTGCTGAACGCCCGTCCAGAACGGGTCGAGCGAGCTCACCGAGGTGACGAGGTCCTTCCGGGCGAGGTCACCCCAGTAGTCGGCGACCTTCCGGGACGGAGCGTCGTCCAGCGACACCTTCCAGGCATCCTTCTCCGTGCCGAACCACTGCGAGCCGGCCTGCCAGGCGAGGGCGGTCAGCAGACCCGGGTTGTCGGTGTAGAGAACGCCGCCGCGGGCCTTCGGATCCGCCTTCTTCACCTGAGCGGTCATGTTCCGGTACGCGTCCCACGTCTTGGGGACGCCGATCCCGTGGCTCTTGAAGAAGTCGTTGCGGTAGTACAGCATCAGCGGAGCCGCGTCGCGGGGAACGCCCCAGGTCTGACCACCCAGCTCGACCAACTGCCTTACGGACTTGGGGAAGTGGTCCTTGACCAGAGGTCCGAGCGAATCACTCAGCGTCTCCAGCTTGCCCTGGGTGGCGAACTCGGGCAGCTGCGGGTACTCGACGACCGCGGCATCGGGGGCGGTGCCGGCCTTCACGGCGTTCGTGAGTTTGGAGTAGTACTCCTGGCCCGAGGGCACCGCCTCGAAGGTCACCTTGATGTCCGGGTGGGTCCGGTTGAATGCCTTCGCCACTTCGTCGGAGCCCTTGACGAAGGACCAGAAGGTGACCTTCCCGGTGCCCTTCTCCGCCGCGGAACTCCCGCCGTCCGAGCTCCCGCATCCCGTGGCGAGAAGGCCGATTGCCGCGACGGAGCCGACCAGTGCTGTCAGTCGTCTACGAAACATGATGTGCCACCGATCGTTTGCTTGGGTGTCACCGCAATCATTCGTTACGTACGACAGCGAGTCAATGCATGTGGTTTCGTTTTTTTGATTACGAAACCACATGACATCACCTGCTCATGCGTCGGTGTGCCGCTCGGCGCCGCAGGACGCTCGTACCCGCAGCTCCGGGCGGAGCAGGATCTCGGCGAGAGGCGTGGCCGGGTCGGACAGCCGGCGCACCGCCAGGTCGAGCGCCCACGCCCCCACCGCCTGTTTGGGGGGTGCGACGGCGGTGAGGGGGACGTCGCTCAGCTCGGCGACCTCGTCGTCGTAGGTGACCAGGGCCAGATCCTCCGGTACGCGCACACCGCGTGCGCGGAGGATGCCGACGAGGGCGATGGCATCGATGTCGTTGTGCACCAGAGCGGCTCTGACCTCGCCGGACTCCACGGCGCGCACCACTTCTTCGAAGCGCGCGTCGGCCGGAGCCGCGTCACCGGCGGTGCTGATGAGGAACTCCGGCCCCGGCGTCAGCCCCATCGCCTTCACCGCGTCGGCGTGACCGACGCTGAGAAGCGCCGTGTTGGGGCTCTCGACCCTGGCGACGAGGGCCACCTTGTCGTGCCCGAGCCCGGCCAGATGGCGCACCGCGAGGGCCGCCCCGTAGGCGTGGTCCGAGGCCACCTGCTCCAGCCGGCCGGCCTGTATCCCGGCCCTGCGCTCCACCAGCACGGCCGGCACGTCAAGAGTGCTCAGCCACTGCTCGGCCTCGTCCAGCGGGCGCAGGCCCGGGTGCAGCATCAGCAGCAGGCTGTCGATCCCGCCGGCCACGAGCCGGCGGACCTGCTCCTGGTTCTCCGCCAGCGATTCCCCGGAGACGGCCAGTACGACGCGGACGCCACGCGCGCGGGCCGCGTTCTGGACGCCCCGGATCACCTCGGCGTAGTAGTAGCCGCCCGGCGGCACGACCAGTCCGACGGCGTGCTTCTCCCCGGCGGGGGCCGGTGCCGCGGCATGGACCTCCACGGGAGCGGGAGCATCCGGTGACAGGGCCCTGGCACCGCCGTGCACACGGTTCAGCAGTCCCTGGCCGGCCAGCTCCCGTACGTCCTGGCGCAGGGTCACGGCGGAGACACCCATCTCCTCCGCCAGCGCCTTCACGGTGATCGAACCCTGGCGCTCCACCGCGCGCAGGATCGCTTCCCGCCGCTCGTTAGCCAACACCCTGCAGTCCCCTCTCGACAACGAGTGAGTCATCGATCTTCACTCGACAATCGAAAAGATATCAATCAAAGGACAACGATGGCCTGGAGCGGCGGATCCCGTAGCGGGGTCAGTGCGACGGCCGGTCGTCGACGGCGACGAGGTTGCCGCCGCGGAGCGTGTACAGCAGACCCGCGTCGACGTTGACATGCGGGCCGCTGTACCAGGCCCCGTTGATGTCCGCGACGACGGTGGTGACGGCGAACGTCTTCGGATGGAAGCGGAAGAGCGTGGTGTCCGAGACCCCGTAGACCGCGCCCCGGTTGGTGACCATGGCGGCGAAACCCTTGCTGACACCGCTGACGTCCGCGGTGTGGACCACCTTCCTGGCCCGCACGTCGATGACGAAGAGCCCTCCCCCGGTGGTGAGGCCGTAGAGGTTCCGGCCCTGCACCGCCAGAGCCGCCACGCCGGCCGCCTGCTTCGTGTCGACGCGCCACAGCTCCTTGCCGGTGACCGGATCGACGGCGACTACGGTGGCGCGTGCGCCCTCCTTGGCGGCGTTGTCACCGCCCAGGTATGCGATGCCCTCCCGGTTGGCCACCGCCCGTACGAGTTGGACGTCGTCGATCGGATTGACGTAGGACACCGACTTCCCGGTCCGGGGAGAGTACGTCCAGAGTGCGCCGCCGCCCTCGGTGTCGGACTGCACGCCGACGAGGAGCAGCTTGTTGTCCGGGTCCCACGAGAGGTCCAGCGGTCGGTTCTGCTCGCTGGGGAATCCCGCCGCCTGCTGCGGCTGCCGCCGCCGGGAGGAGTCGTACCGCCAGATGCCCTGCGCGTTGTACTGGCCGGTGTGCAGGACGCCTTCGATCACTTCGGCGTCCTTGGCCTCCCCCGGTGCCGACAGGTTGACGACCTCGCCGGTCCTGAGGTTGCGCCGCGAGATGGCGCCGTTGCCGCCGACGTAGACGTACCCGTGGCCGGCGGCGATCCCCATGCCCGCCTGTGGTCCGGCCTCGGCTCCTGCCTCTTTCAGGTCGGTGACCGCGGAGGTCTTGGCCGCAATGTCGATCTCGGCGACGAAACCGTAGCCCGAGACGACAGCGAGCCTTCCGTCGGCGTGGTCCAGCCCCCAGATCTCGCCGAGATCCGGCCCGGTGAACTCCACGTGGGAGATGGTCCTGTCGGCCTTCGAGTAGGCCTCGACTCCCGACTCGGAGGCGAAGTAGATCCGCTCGGCGTCGGAGGCGAACGCCTTGACGACGGTGCCCTCGGTCTTGACCACGGTGTACGAGGAGTGGTCCGCCAGGTCGATCACGGCGAGCTTCGCGGGATCGACCGCACCCGACGTGCCGACCAGCAGCTTCCCGTCATGAACGGCGAGTTCGCGCAGGCTGGGGTCCTTCTCCATCTCCTTGGGCACGATCGAGGTGAACTCACGGCTCTTCCGGTCGAAGGCGAACAGGGACGCCTTGCTCGCACCGCTTCCACCGGAAAGGACGCTGCCAGCGCCGAAGAAGACGGTGGTGTCCGTGGCCGCGACCGCCCTGGCCAGCGTCGCCTTCGGGTCCGGGGCACCCAGGTTGGTCACGGCACCTGTGGCGGGGTCGTACTGCCACAGGACGGGTGGCTCGTCCGGGACGCCGCCCACGGCGAACACCGTGCCGTCGGGCGCGACGGCGAGATCCCGGATGTCGCGGTCCTCGGTCCTGCCGACGGGCACGGCGGGTGTGCCGGGCGTCTTCAGGTCCCACCGGTAGAGATTCGGCTTGCCCTGGTCGGACTTGACCAGGACTCCGATGTAGAGGTAGCGGCCGGTGGGATCCGCTGCCAGCGCCTGGACGGAAGGCTCAGGCCCCGCACCGAGGCTGGTGGACGACACCACTTTCCGGCTCGGCAGATGGAAGCCGACGACGCTGGAGGGGGTCAGGTTGCGCGAGCCGATGTAGACGGTGTCGCCGACCTGCAAGCCGCTCATCAGCGAGAACTGGACCAGGCCCGGCCCCAGGTCCGTCACCGTGGTCGTGGCCGCCGCCGCGAGTGCTGCGCCTGCCTGCGGGGTGAGAAGAGCTCCGGCGGCAGTGGCCAGCCCGAACGCACCGCCGGTCTGGATCAGCCGGCGCCTGCTCAGGGAATGAGAAACGGTCATCTGTGCTCCAAGGGGTGTTGAGTCTGTGCCGAGCGACGAGTCCCCGAATCCTCTGGATCCCCTGAATCCCCTGAATCGAGGGGCTCGGAGGAACGTGGGATTCAGCGATTCAGTGGTCCGCGTCAGGACAGGTCGAGAATGCGGATGTCGTCGTGCTGGACGATCCGCGTGGCTACGTCACCGTTCTCGATCGACTCCGAGGGGCGGTAGAGCCCCCACTTGATGTATCCGTGATCGGCCGGGTTCTCCGGCTGGTACGTGCGCACGTTCTCGTACGACGCGGCGGGCTTGTAGTCGGACTCGCCCGGAAGGCGCACGGAGACCTTGAAGTAGCCCGTCTCGTCGGTGGTCCAGCGCGCGTCCACGCGGAAGCTCATCCACTGGTTCACGTACGGACGGAGGTCCGGCACCACCGTCGTCTGCTGGTTCAGGTGCGGCGACCGGAACGCGACCTCGTTGCGCTTCGCCATGAGGTAGAACGCCGGGACGTTGCCACCGCCGTACTTGCCCTGGAAGACGATGTCGCCCGAGTCGCTGTCACCGGGCGTGTAGGTCTTCCAGTCCTTGAGCAGCACACTGAACTCGTAGCGCTGCACGTCACCGACGTCGAACTGCCCGGACGGAAGCAGATCCGTCGCGCTCTCGCTCCGGGGCGCGCCGTTGGACTCGTATCCCCCGTCGCCGAGCGTCACCTTGTGCTGAACCGCGTACGAGCCCTCGTGCCCGGGCTGCACGACGCCGGAGGCGTCCGCCGCCGTCGCATGCGTGGTGCTGAGTCCGTCCACTCCGGAGTCCAGGGCTCCGTTCTCGTAGTCCACCTTCAGCTTCTCCGCGGTGGACTGCGCGTGCGCGGAGCCGGGCAGCGAGGCGCCCTCCGGTTCGGCTCCCGCCGAATACGACACCAGAACGGGAACCAGCAGTGCTCCTGCGCACAGGGCGGTCGACACCTTGAGAACCTTGATCATTTTGACTCCTCGACATCGTGGGGCTGCGAGAACGGGCCGAAGGCCGCCAGATGGTGCTCGTTCAACACCGGCACGTGCGGTCGACACCCAACGAGAAAGCGACATCGTTCGAAAGATGTTGGGGGCGCTTCATCGCGTCTGCATGCTGGCACGATTCCGAACGAAACCGAAAGACCGATGGCGAAACTTAATTCAAGTCAAGGAGAAGTGCCATTCAAGCCATGTGTTCGTAGGAGGCGGGAAGATCATGACCATCGATCCGATGGTCCGCTGAGCTTGGGAGGCTGCGCCTTCGATGGGCTCCGATGCGGATTTCGATGTCGAGTGGTGTGAAAGTGATGAGCGAGGAGAGCCATACGGCTACGCGCCGAGCTCGGCGCGTAGCCGTATGGCGGCCTCCGAGGCCTGGCGGCGGACCGAGGGCAGGGGGGTCAGAACCGCAACAGCACCTTCGACGAGCGCGAGGCGTCCTTGGCCATCGCGAAGGCCTCCAGCGCCTCACTGACCGGGTACTCGTGGGTGATCACCGCGTCGACCACCAGACTGCCCTCTGCCAGGGCCGCGATCACCTCGTCGATCTCGTCGTTGAACCGGAACGAGCCCACCAGCTCCAGTTCGCGGGTGACGGCCAACGACATCGGCACCGGCTGATCGCCGGCCGGCAGCAGTCCCACCATCACCACTCGTCCGCCGCGGGCAGTGCCGCGCATGGCGGCGGCAAGACCCTGGTGACTGCCGCTGGAGTCGATCGCCACGTCAGCCTGCACCGCGGCGATCCCCTCGGTGTCGGTGGCGCTCAAGGTCCGGGTGGCACCCAGGGCCCTGGCCACCGTCAACGGTTGATCATGGAGGTCGACCGCGACGATCTCCGCCGCGCCCGCGCGCTTGAGCACGGCGACGACCAGCGCACCAATCGGTCCGGCACCGATCACCAGGACCGTTCCGCCGGTCACGTCTCCAGCCCGGGTGACGCTGTGCCAGGCCACTGACGCGGGTTCGACCACGGCTGCCGTCCGCAGGCCCAGAGCATCGGGCAGCGCCCGCAGCATCCTGCTCGGCAAGGTTGCGTAGCGGATGAACGCCCCGTCGGTGTGCGGAAACCCGGCCGCGGATCCCAGGTAGGTGCAACCCGGTGACAGGTTCGGCCGGTCGGCCGGCCAGCGGGTGACCTCATCACCGGCGGGCGAGGCCGGATGAACCGCGACCCTCGTCCCCACACCGGGCCCGGACCCATCGGCGGCCGCTGACGCGACGATGCCGGCCACCTCGTGACCGAGCACCATCGGTGCCCGCAGAATCGACTCGCCGGCCGCGCCGTGCGTCCAGTAGTGCAGATCGGAGCCGCAGATGCCGCCGTAGACGATCTCGACCACGGCCTCGTCGGGCTCGGGTGATCGGAGCGGAACGTCGTCGATTCGCAGGTCGTCCGCCGCGTGGACGACGACAGCCGGGGACGAGACAGGCACAGTCATGATCGGACCACCGGATTCGAGAGCGTGCCGATGTCGTCGACCAGGAGCTCGACGACGTCACCGGGCTGGACGGGTACGGGAGTGCCGGGCGTGCCGGGCGTGCCGGGCGTGCCGGTCACGATCACGCCGCCGGGGCCGAGTGGCACCGTCATCGGTTCGTCGTGGCGGACGGTGGAGCACGCCCGCCTGTGTCGAGCCACACGCGTGGCAGATGGCCGCTCGGGGTGTTGCCGTGCACGATCCCCGACGCGGGTGCGCGGCAGAATCTCCATGATCATCACACCACCGCCGTCATGCCACCGTCGACGTAGATCGTCTGCCCGTTCACGAAGTCCGAGGCCGGCGACGACAGGAACACCAGTGCGCCGACCAGTTCGTGTACCCGGCCCCAACGGCCGGCCGGTGTCCGCTGCGCGACCCAGGCGCTGAAGTCGGCGTCCTCGACCAGAGCCTGGGTCAGCTCGGTCGCGAAGTAACCGGGAGCCAGCGCGTTGGCCTGGATGCCGTGCGGACCAAGGTCGGCGCACATGCCCTGCGTCAGCATCACCACGCCTCCCTTGGTGGCGCTGTACGGGGTGATGTTGGGCCGTGCCAGTCGGCTCTGGACCGACCCGATATTGACGATCTTGCCACTGCCACGGGCGACCATGCCGCGGGCGACCCGCTGCCCCACCAGGAAGGCACTGGTCAGATTGGTGGCGACCAGATCGTTCCAGTCGGCGATCGGGAACTCGGTGAAGGCCGCACGACGCTGGATGCCGGCGTTGTTGACCAGGATGTCCGGGGTGCCGCAGACAGCCTCGATCCGCCCGACGCCTGAGTCCACCTCGTCCGGTGAGGTCACGTCGAAGGTGGCCACCCGTACCTCGCCGCCGGTGATCTCCCGCAGTCGGGCCGCGGCGGCCTCGGCCGCCTCGACGCCGCGCCCGTGGACGACGACCCGGGCGCCCGCCTCGAGCAGGCCCTGGGCAAGGGCGTACCCGATACCGCGGCTGGAGCCGGTGACGAGCGCGGTCCGCCCGGTCAGGTTGAACAGATTCATCGGACTACCTCCGTCGGGTACTGCTCTATCCGCTCATCATTCAGCCCGGTGAGGACGCGTTTCCGTACACGCCACGGCCTGAGTGGCCCATGTCGGCGCCTATCATCAGCACTCCTCGATACTCGCGGGCCACATCGGCACCTGATCACGAGACGACCCGTCGCCTCATGCGCCGGTCACAGTCTGCAGCTCGGCGAGCTCGACCCAGCGATGCTCCTGTCGCGCGAGTTCGGCGGCGAAGACCAGCAGATGGCCGTTGACCGAGTCTGCGAACTGCGTACTCGACACGCTGGCCGGCTCTCCGCGCACGACTCGGACGAAGTCCGCGACGAGCGGACGATCACCGCCACCGTGCATGTCGCCGGTCACCGACGTCTTGATCATCTCCTCGTCGAACGAAGCAGCCGCGTCGGTCCGGATACGACGGACCCGGAGCGTCCCCTCCTCCAGGGCGCCGGAGATCTCACCGGCGGTTCCGACCACGTGGAGCGTGCGGCTCGGAGCCGGCGTGTTGGTCGCCAACGCGAAGGATCCGAGGACACCGTCGGCGAACTCCACGCTCACGCTCTGGCGATCGAGCACGTCGTTGCCGGCGCGCCACACACAGCGGCCGTAGCGGTTGTCGGTGCGCAACGACTCGAGCTTCTGGTCCAGGTCGAGCTCCGGGCTCACGTGCTCCTCCTGCTCCCAGACGTACTCCTGCCACCCGTTCAGTTCGACGTAGAGCCGGCGTGCCGAGTACGAGCACGTCGCCTCGATCGAGCAGTCGGACAGGCACCGCGTCCCCGCACCCTGCGGCGCCCGTTCGGGGATGAACATGCCACGGGACCCCGAGCTGGCGACGCGGGCCGGGGCTGCGGAGTTGCACAGCCAGGTCATCAGGTCCAGGTCATGGCAGCACTTGGCCAGCAGCATCGACGAGCCCGACTGCTCGGAACTGCCCCAGCGTCCTCGGACGTACGCCATCGACATGTGGTCGTAGCTGACGTGCTCGGCCATCTCGATACTCAGGGGCTCGCCTATCTCACCGGCGAGGATGCGGCGCTTGGCCTCGGTGTAGAAGGGTGCGTAGCGCAGCACGTGACAGATCATCAGGATCCGTCCGGACGTCCGCTGCGCCTCCGCCAGGGTCATGAGTTCCTGCGCGTTCTGTGCGCTGGGCTTCTCCAGCAGCACGTCGTAGCCGGCGGCGAGCAGTCGGGTGGCGGTCCGTACATGATCCTGGTCCATCGTGGCGTCGATCGCCGCCTCCGCGACCTCGCCGGCATCCGGAAGGTCGGTCAGCGATGCGTACCGGGCGGCATGCGGGATCCCGAACTCTGCGCCCCACCGCTCTCGACGCGTCGGATCGGGCTCGACGATCGCCGTGATCGCCAGCTGATCGGGCGCGACCTGCGCGTAGCGCGAGTAGAGCACGCCGCGATGCCCGGCGCCGACGAGGACTGCGCGCACCGGGGCGGATGAGCGCGTCACAGGTAGGCACCCCCGTTGACGTCGATGATCTCTCCGGTGCAGAACCCGCCGAGGTCGGACGCCAGGTACAGCACCGCGCCGGCGACGTCTTCGGGCACACCGGCTCGGCGCAGTGGCGTCGACTCGATCACCGCACGCCGGGTCTCGGGCGGCGTGAAGGTGGCGTGGAACGGGGTGTCCCCGATGAAGCCCGGCGCGATCGTGTTGACGGTGATGTTGCGCGGGCCGAACTCCTTCGCCCAGGCAAGCATGAGGCCGTGCATGCCCGCCTTCGCCGCGGCGTACGCCGAGGCGCCCGGTCCGCCGCCGTTGCGTGCGGCCTGGGAGCTGATGTTGACGATCCTGCCGCCTCCGGGGCCTATCCGGCGCACCACTGCGCGGGTCACCAGGAACGCGCTGGTGAGGTTCAGATTCAGGACGGTGTGCCAGTGTTCGTCGGGCATGTCGACCAGACGGTGACGGCCCACGAGACCGCCGGCGTTGTTGATCAGGATGTCGATCGGGCCCTGGAGCTGCTCGGCGGCGTTGCTGACCGCCTCCTCGACAGCTGCCGGATCGGTGGCGTCGAGCTGCTCGGCGTGCGCGCGCCTGCCGGTGGCGGCGATCCGCTCCGCGGTCTCACGGCCGTCGTGGGCCTTGTACGTCAGCGCCACGTCGGCACCGGCGTCCGCCAGTGCGACCGCCACCGCCGCTCCGATGCCCGTACCGCCGCCGGTCACCAGGGCCCTGCGCCCCTGGAGGCTCAACGAGGGGATCCCGGTCGTCCGCACGTGTGTCGGTGTCTGGCTCATGCCAACCTCCCGGTCTGATCGGCCTTCATTTCGTGGTGCGACGGCTCGCGTTCGAGCGGTCGTCCGATTGCGTACGCCGTGGGCCCGCCTTGACGCGGGTATGCACCAGTCGAGTGTCCGGCGGTGCACCGCGGAGGCTCTGCGTTCGGCACTGCGCGCCGCGGGCTGTGGGCGGCCACCCAGTTGCCGGAGAACACATCCGGCGCTGCCTCCCAGGTGTCGCCGTCGCCCTGCCCGTCGGGCACGCGGGCGAAGCCGGCCGGGCGAGCGGCGGCCCGGGGACCGGACTTCCCGGTGCGCGTGCGATCGGTCGAGGGAGTGGCGGATTCGGGTTCGGCGCTCACATCTCCTCCTTCGGTACGGCGGTCATGACCGGCTGGGGCAGAGCATCAGCTCAGGTACGTGCGCCCGCGGCGGGAGCTGCAGGATCGCGGCGACCATCGCCGCCACGTCCTCCGGCTGGAGTGCGTGTGCCAGCTGATCGGCCGTGGGAGGGGTCGGACGCTTGGCGATCATCGGGGTCCGGGTGAATCCGGGGTAGATGACGCTGATCCGGACACCGTCGGCGCGAGCCTCCTCCATGGCGGCGTGGGCCAGTGCGGCCACGGCTGCCTTGGCCGCCTGGTAGCCGACGCCGGACAGGTCCGGCCTCTTCGCTGCCGATGACGACACGTGGATGAGCACTCCCCCGCCCTGTCGCTTCAGCGCGGGGAGCGCCGCCCTGGTCAGGGAGAACGCAGCGTCGACGTTCACCCGGAACAGCTCACGCCAGTCGCTCTCGGAGAGGGTGTCCAGGGAGCGTCGGGTCACGTTCGTACCGACGCAGTTGACCACCGCGTCCAGTCCGCCGAACTCGGCGGTGGCACGGTCGACTGCCGTCAGAGCTGCTTCGAGGTCGGCCAGATCGCCGGGGACGCAGAGCACTCGTGTGCCGCCGCCCCGCAGGCGGTCCGCCACTTCGGCCAGTTCCGGTGCCCGCCGGGCGGCGATGACGAGGTCGGCACCGAGTCCGGCCAGCGTCTGTGCGGTCGCTCGCCCCATGCCGCTGCTGGCACCCGCGACGAGAACCGCGTGCCCGCTCAGCGGGCCCTGTGGTGATGGTGGGATGCTCATCCGGCCACCAGCCGCCGGATGTACGCCGCGTCGGTCCGGGTCTGGTCGAGCACCTGTGCGTAGGGCAGCGCGTAGTGGCTGTGCAGGGTGAGCACGCCGTCGAAGTCCGCTGCCCGGAGATGGGCGACGATGGCGGGCCACGGGACCATGCCGTCGGCGAGTCCGAACCAGTCGGAGGCCCACGCCCGCCGGCCGTTCGGATCGAGGGCTGCCGGGTACCACCCCCCGTTCTTCACGCCCACGCAGTCGAGCCAGGTATCCAGCAGGTCGAAGGTCAGCCGCCAGTCCTCCCGCCCTTCCTGCACAGCCTGGTTCCCGGGGTCCGGGTAGGCGACGAACGTGGCCGGATCGCGCCCGTCGAGCAGCCGGTGCGCGAGCGCACCGGAGCTGTGCACGGTGCCGCCGTGCAGTTGGAGCGCGAGGCGGACACCGGCCCGTTCCGCGATCTCGCCCAACCTGTCGAGATCGTGCCTGGCCCGGTCGATCTGCTCGGTGACCCGAGTGTGCGGGTCGTACTTCCAGTAGCCGAGCCGAACCGTGCCGATCCCGGCCGCGGCGCAGGCTCCGAGCACGGACTCGGCCGGGTGGGCCGCCGGATCGCTGAGGTCGGTCGTCGCCAGCGGCACCGACAGTCCGCCTTCGCGGCAGCGGGAAACCGCCGCGGAGATGCCGGCAGGACTTGCCGGGGAGGCGGTGAACCCGTCCCGGATGAGGAGATCGACGCCGTCGAAGCCGAGATCGGCGATCGTGTCGACGGTCTCGGCGACTTCGCGGTCGCCGAACAGCTTGGTGAACAGGACCGTTTGCATCCAGTGTTGCCTTTCTCCGGAGGGGGATGGTGCGGTGGGCTCGCGCACGATCGGTCGGGCTGCCGTCGACGACGGTCCCGGCACCGTTTCGGCGCGGCCCGGCGGGGCGGCACGGACGTCGGGTCGGACGGTGCGTCGTACCGCTCGGCCGGAACGAGCGCGGGTTCAATCAGCCGGCGTGCGTCACGCCGTGTCGTGCACCGGCGCCTCGGCGGTGCCGCGCACGGCTCCGCCCATGGGCCGCCCGGGGCTTGGTGAAGTCGGGCCGCAGATCCGGCATCAACGGCCGCCCAGACCACTCATGGTGATTCCGCGGACGAACCACCGCTGGGTGAGGAAGAACAGAATGATCAGGGGGATCGTGGTGAAGGTGGCCGCCATCAGCAGCAGGTTCCACTGGGTACCGTTGATGTCCTGGAACACCTGCAGGCCGACCGGGACGGTGCGGGTGGCGTCGCTGTTCGAGATGACCAGCGGCCAGAGCAGGTTGTTCCACTGCCCGATGAACTTGAACACGGCCAGGGTCGCGATCGCCGGCAGGGCGAGCGGCACGATCACGCGGACGAACGCCTGCCAGCGGTTCGCGCCGTCGAGGCGGGCCGCCTCCTCGTAGTCGCGCGGGATGCCGAGGAAGAACTGCCGGAGCAGGAACACCCCGATCGCGGTGAACGCGTGCGGCACGATCATCCCCGGCCAGGTGTCGATGCCGTGCAGTTTCGCGACCAGCACGAACTGTGG harbors:
- a CDS encoding fumarylacetoacetate hydrolase family protein; its protein translation is MTVPLGPGGVIVTGTPGTPGTPGTPVPVQPGDVVELLVDDIGTLSNPVVRS
- a CDS encoding Gfo/Idh/MocA family oxidoreductase, giving the protein MTRSSAPVRAVLVGAGHRGVLYSRYAQVAPDQLAITAIVEPDPTRRERWGAEFGIPHAARYASLTDLPDAGEVAEAAIDATMDQDHVRTATRLLAAGYDVLLEKPSAQNAQELMTLAEAQRTSGRILMICHVLRYAPFYTEAKRRILAGEIGEPLSIEMAEHVSYDHMSMAYVRGRWGSSEQSGSSMLLAKCCHDLDLMTWLCNSAAPARVASSGSRGMFIPERAPQGAGTRCLSDCSIEATCSYSARRLYVELNGWQEYVWEQEEHVSPELDLDQKLESLRTDNRYGRCVWRAGNDVLDRQSVSVEFADGVLGSFALATNTPAPSRTLHVVGTAGEISGALEEGTLRVRRIRTDAAASFDEEMIKTSVTGDMHGGGDRPLVADFVRVVRGEPASVSSTQFADSVNGHLLVFAAELARQEHRWVELAELQTVTGA
- a CDS encoding extracellular solute-binding protein — encoded protein: MFRRRLTALVGSVAAIGLLATGCGSSDGGSSAAEKGTGKVTFWSFVKGSDEVAKAFNRTHPDIKVTFEAVPSGQEYYSKLTNAVKAGTAPDAAVVEYPQLPEFATQGKLETLSDSLGPLVKDHFPKSVRQLVELGGQTWGVPRDAAPLMLYYRNDFFKSHGIGVPKTWDAYRNMTAQVKKADPKARGGVLYTDNPGLLTALAWQAGSQWFGTEKDAWKVSLDDAPSRKVADYWGDLARKDLVTSVSSLDPFWTGVQQNRTVAYVCASWCAGAQQATVADQKGKWSVAPVPTWDGKPASAMYGGSSFVIPKGAKNSGAAAEFIKWITTDPEGMKAWVSSGTSSMFPADPKLVPVTKAAFPTDYFGGQDVYALGNKSYAAVRPGWTWGPVMGTTNTAIVDQLPKVAQGKVKLFDVLTGAQQATVQDMERRGMKVAP
- a CDS encoding PQQ-binding-like beta-propeller repeat protein produces the protein MTVSHSLSRRRLIQTGGAFGLATAAGALLTPQAGAALAAAATTTVTDLGPGLVQFSLMSGLQVGDTVYIGSRNLTPSSVVGFHLPSRKVVSSTSLGAGPEPSVQALAADPTGRYLYIGVLVKSDQGKPNLYRWDLKTPGTPAVPVGRTEDRDIRDLAVAPDGTVFAVGGVPDEPPVLWQYDPATGAVTNLGAPDPKATLARAVAATDTTVFFGAGSVLSGGSGASKASLFAFDRKSREFTSIVPKEMEKDPSLRELAVHDGKLLVGTSGAVDPAKLAVIDLADHSSYTVVKTEGTVVKAFASDAERIYFASESGVEAYSKADRTISHVEFTGPDLGEIWGLDHADGRLAVVSGYGFVAEIDIAAKTSAVTDLKEAGAEAGPQAGMGIAAGHGYVYVGGNGAISRRNLRTGEVVNLSAPGEAKDAEVIEGVLHTGQYNAQGIWRYDSSRRRQPQQAAGFPSEQNRPLDLSWDPDNKLLLVGVQSDTEGGGALWTYSPRTGKSVSYVNPIDDVQLVRAVANREGIAYLGGDNAAKEGARATVVAVDPVTGKELWRVDTKQAAGVAALAVQGRNLYGLTTGGGLFVIDVRARKVVHTADVSGVSKGFAAMVTNRGAVYGVSDTTLFRFHPKTFAVTTVVADINGAWYSGPHVNVDAGLLYTLRGGNLVAVDDRPSH
- a CDS encoding substrate-binding domain-containing protein, whose translation is MLANERREAILRAVERQGSITVKALAEEMGVSAVTLRQDVRELAGQGLLNRVHGGARALSPDAPAPVEVHAAAPAPAGEKHAVGLVVPPGGYYYAEVIRGVQNAARARGVRVVLAVSGESLAENQEQVRRLVAGGIDSLLLMLHPGLRPLDEAEQWLSTLDVPAVLVERRAGIQAGRLEQVASDHAYGAALAVRHLAGLGHDKVALVARVESPNTALLSVGHADAVKAMGLTPGPEFLISTAGDAAPADARFEEVVRAVESGEVRAALVHNDIDAIALVGILRARGVRVPEDLALVTYDDEVAELSDVPLTAVAPPKQAVGAWALDLAVRRLSDPATPLAEILLRPELRVRASCGAERHTDA
- a CDS encoding L-idonate 5-dehydrogenase, with product MVEIVYGGICGSDLHYWTHGAAGESILRAPMVLGHEVAGIVASAAADGSGPGVGTRVAVHPASPAGDEVTRWPADRPNLSPGCTYLGSAAGFPHTDGAFIRYATLPSRMLRALPDALGLRTAAVVEPASVAWHSVTRAGDVTGGTVLVIGAGPIGALVVAVLKRAGAAEIVAVDLHDQPLTVARALGATRTLSATDTEGIAAVQADVAIDSSGSHQGLAAAMRGTARGGRVVMVGLLPAGDQPVPMSLAVTRELELVGSFRFNDEIDEVIAALAEGSLVVDAVITHEYPVSEALEAFAMAKDASRSSKVLLRF
- a CDS encoding SDR family oxidoreductase, whose translation is MNLFNLTGRTALVTGSSRGIGYALAQGLLEAGARVVVHGRGVEAAEAAAARLREITGGEVRVATFDVTSPDEVDSGVGRIEAVCGTPDILVNNAGIQRRAAFTEFPIADWNDLVATNLTSAFLVGQRVARGMVARGSGKIVNIGSVQSRLARPNITPYSATKGGVVMLTQGMCADLGPHGIQANALAPGYFATELTQALVEDADFSAWVAQRTPAGRWGRVHELVGALVFLSSPASDFVNGQTIYVDGGMTAVV
- a CDS encoding polysaccharide lyase yields the protein MIKVLKVSTALCAGALLVPVLVSYSAGAEPEGASLPGSAHAQSTAEKLKVDYENGALDSGVDGLSTTHATAADASGVVQPGHEGSYAVQHKVTLGDGGYESNGAPRSESATDLLPSGQFDVGDVQRYEFSVLLKDWKTYTPGDSDSGDIVFQGKYGGGNVPAFYLMAKRNEVAFRSPHLNQQTTVVPDLRPYVNQWMSFRVDARWTTDETGYFKVSVRLPGESDYKPAASYENVRTYQPENPADHGYIKWGLYRPSESIENGDVATRIVQHDDIRILDLS